A stretch of Acaryochloris thomasi RCC1774 DNA encodes these proteins:
- the hisS gene encoding histidine--tRNA ligase, producing MAKSDRINYTLPSGFDIELLPGEKRLEQHWLDTIRQVYERYGFTPIETPAVERIELLQAKGNQGDNIIYAITPVLPPQMQVEGDKGKDSRALKFDQTVPLAAYVARNRNELVFPFARYQMDMVFRGERAKTGRYRQFRQCDIDVVGRGSLNLLYDAQMPAIIAEIFSALQIGDFLIRINNRKVLTGFFEALGVEADQIKGCIKIIDMLEKIGVAKVKDQLLGIGVLEESCDRMITFTQIQGSVDEVLAQLQQTATELNQPETFVVGIKELDEVIQNVRLLQVPETQFCIDLSIARGLDYYTGTVYETTLLGYESLGSICSGGRYEELVGMFAQETMPGVGLSIGLTRLMRKLLDADIIQPLAASPAQVMIVNMQQELMPVYFEISQRLRQAGIKVLTGFEKKGIGKQLDRADKLGIPLCIIIGSNEHEAQICRVKVMETGEQLDIPLSDLVPQIRQLLER from the coding sequence ATGGCTAAGTCAGACCGAATTAACTACACCCTCCCCAGCGGATTTGATATTGAACTGCTTCCTGGAGAAAAGCGCCTGGAACAGCACTGGCTAGACACCATTCGCCAAGTGTACGAACGCTATGGGTTCACCCCCATTGAAACGCCAGCGGTGGAGCGGATAGAACTCCTGCAGGCGAAGGGGAATCAGGGCGACAACATTATTTATGCCATCACCCCGGTTCTACCGCCTCAGATGCAGGTGGAGGGTGATAAAGGCAAGGACTCTCGGGCGCTGAAGTTTGACCAAACGGTGCCCCTGGCGGCCTACGTGGCTCGGAATCGCAATGAGCTGGTCTTTCCCTTCGCCCGCTACCAAATGGACATGGTGTTTCGCGGGGAGCGCGCTAAAACGGGTCGCTACCGGCAGTTTCGGCAGTGCGATATTGATGTGGTGGGGCGAGGATCCCTTAATCTGCTCTACGATGCTCAGATGCCTGCGATCATTGCGGAAATCTTTTCGGCGCTCCAGATCGGGGATTTCTTGATTCGGATTAATAACCGCAAGGTCCTGACGGGCTTTTTTGAGGCATTGGGGGTTGAAGCCGATCAGATTAAGGGCTGCATCAAGATTATTGACATGCTGGAAAAGATTGGCGTGGCGAAGGTCAAGGATCAGCTTCTGGGAATTGGGGTGCTGGAGGAGAGTTGCGATCGCATGATCACCTTCACTCAGATCCAAGGCTCCGTTGATGAAGTCTTAGCTCAGCTCCAGCAAACCGCCACAGAACTTAACCAGCCCGAAACCTTCGTCGTGGGTATCAAAGAGTTAGATGAAGTCATCCAAAACGTTCGCCTGCTGCAGGTGCCAGAGACTCAGTTCTGTATTGATCTATCGATTGCGCGGGGCTTAGATTACTACACCGGCACCGTCTACGAAACAACGCTTTTGGGCTACGAAAGCCTCGGCAGCATTTGCTCAGGTGGACGCTACGAAGAATTAGTGGGCATGTTTGCCCAAGAAACAATGCCGGGTGTGGGTCTGTCTATTGGCCTAACGCGGCTGATGCGAAAGCTACTGGATGCTGACATTATTCAGCCTCTAGCAGCCAGCCCTGCCCAAGTAATGATCGTTAACATGCAGCAGGAATTGATGCCGGTCTACTTTGAAATCTCTCAACGGCTGCGGCAGGCGGGGATCAAAGTTTTAACCGGATTTGAAAAGAAAGGCATTGGTAAACAGCTTGATCGAGCCGACAAGTTGGGTATCCCGCTGTGCATTATTATTGGGTCGAATGAGCACGAGGCTCAGATCTGTCGCGTCAAGGTCATGGAAACGGGAGAACAGCTCGATATTCCCCTCTCTGATCTCGTGCCTCAGATCCGGCAACTGTTAGAGAGGTAA
- a CDS encoding MBL fold metallo-hydrolase, with the protein MHLTYLDSNSWLIELASKKILLDPWLVGPLVFGNQPWFFKAEHTTPRPIPDDIDLILLSQGLPDHAHPPTLKALDHDIPVVASPNAAKLVKEMGYRQVTALDHGETFSENGVKVQAFPGSPIGPLLVENAFVVTDLTSQASLYYEPHGFHSEAVQAVKHVDVIITPLINLSLPLLGPFIKGGESALDVVKWLQPEFILSTAAGGDIKYEGILDKILKMDGDVEDFRKLLADSDCETQILDPEPGQRFEVPLTVSAAA; encoded by the coding sequence ATGCACCTAACCTATCTCGATAGCAATAGCTGGCTGATTGAACTGGCGAGCAAAAAAATATTATTAGACCCTTGGTTAGTCGGTCCCCTCGTGTTTGGTAATCAGCCTTGGTTCTTTAAAGCAGAGCACACCACACCACGCCCGATTCCAGATGATATTGATCTGATTTTGCTTTCGCAGGGGCTACCGGATCATGCTCATCCTCCTACGCTTAAAGCGCTGGATCATGACATCCCGGTCGTGGCATCACCAAACGCGGCCAAGCTCGTGAAAGAAATGGGCTATCGCCAGGTCACAGCGCTCGATCACGGTGAAACGTTTTCTGAGAATGGGGTCAAAGTTCAGGCATTCCCCGGCTCTCCCATTGGTCCGCTGCTGGTGGAAAATGCGTTTGTGGTCACTGATTTGACGAGTCAGGCAAGCTTGTATTACGAACCTCATGGCTTCCATTCTGAGGCCGTACAGGCCGTCAAGCATGTGGACGTGATTATTACGCCACTGATCAACTTAAGCCTGCCGCTCCTAGGGCCGTTTATCAAAGGTGGGGAAAGCGCGTTAGACGTGGTCAAATGGCTGCAGCCCGAGTTTATTCTGTCAACGGCTGCCGGTGGCGATATTAAATACGAAGGCATCCTCGACAAAATTCTGAAAATGGACGGGGACGTGGAAGACTTTCGCAAGCTACTCGCCGACAGCGACTGTGAAACTCAGATCCTTGATCCAGAACCTGGTCAGCGATTCGAAGTCCCGTTGACGGTCTCTGCTGCCGCTTAG
- a CDS encoding calcium-binding protein — protein sequence MPRTNGTAGKDTLTGGNGKDTLFGGADGADLLDGRGGNDRLIGGNDSSGGDRVFGRAGNDSLLGCTGDDSLYGGRDNDTLDGGDDRDFLSGEQGNDMLFGGKGNDTLKGGVGKDTLNGGEGNDSLWGEAGNDSLWGGAGKDTLYGGDGNDIVNDGDGSSKLFGGNGNDRLWSGAGNDTVKGGDGADTLNAGSGNDILDGGKGNDSLFGADGADVLYGRGGDDTLIGGNDSAGGDRVYGEAGNDSLLGCTGDDSLYGGIGNDTLDGGDDKDLLIAGSGKDNLYGGKGNDTLDGGDDNDTLNGGDGNDVLWGKAGNDSLWGGAGKDTLYGGTGDDFVGDGSGSSLLFGGDGNDRLWSGDGNDTLDGASGADSLNGGNGNDELKGGSGSDSLFGGNGSDLLRGSFGNDTLIGGNESSGGDLIFGDAGNDSLLGCTGDDSLYGGSNNDTLKGGLDNDLLVGGRGRDVIAGGAGADTIRFNSATEGPDIIEGFSVADDTVQVVASGFGGLATGGLAASAFVLGTGASDGNDRFIYNQGNGRLFFDADGSGGQGQTLIATFLNRANLTNSDIKII from the coding sequence ATGCCTAGAACCAATGGAACGGCTGGTAAGGATACGCTCACGGGGGGAAATGGGAAGGATACTCTATTTGGTGGTGCAGACGGAGCTGATCTCCTAGATGGCCGTGGCGGGAATGATCGGCTCATTGGCGGAAATGACTCCAGTGGTGGTGACCGTGTTTTTGGTAGAGCGGGTAACGACAGCTTGTTGGGGTGTACAGGGGATGACTCACTGTACGGCGGTCGTGACAATGACACCTTAGATGGAGGAGATGATCGAGACTTTCTCTCTGGTGAACAAGGCAATGACATGTTGTTCGGTGGCAAGGGCAACGACACCCTCAAGGGCGGAGTGGGGAAAGATACGCTCAATGGCGGTGAAGGAAATGACTCGCTCTGGGGTGAAGCGGGCAACGACTCGCTCTGGGGAGGCGCAGGCAAAGATACGCTTTACGGTGGCGACGGAAACGACATCGTTAATGATGGAGACGGTAGCAGTAAGCTTTTTGGCGGAAACGGCAACGACCGTCTTTGGAGTGGAGCAGGTAACGATACGGTCAAAGGTGGCGATGGCGCTGACACCCTAAATGCAGGCAGCGGCAACGATATCTTAGACGGCGGCAAGGGGAACGATTCTCTCTTTGGAGCAGACGGTGCCGATGTTCTCTATGGTCGCGGCGGAGATGACACTCTAATCGGCGGTAACGATTCTGCTGGCGGTGACCGAGTCTATGGTGAGGCAGGTAACGATAGTCTACTAGGCTGCACAGGGGACGATTCTCTTTATGGCGGTATCGGCAACGACACCCTTGATGGAGGCGACGACAAGGATCTTCTGATCGCCGGTAGCGGTAAGGATAACCTCTACGGCGGCAAGGGCAATGACACCTTAGATGGTGGCGATGACAATGACACCTTAAATGGTGGCGATGGCAACGACGTGCTCTGGGGTAAAGCAGGCAACGACTCACTCTGGGGAGGCGCAGGTAAAGATACGCTTTACGGCGGCACTGGGGACGACTTTGTCGGCGATGGCAGCGGTAGCAGCTTGCTGTTCGGGGGAGACGGCAATGACCGTCTCTGGAGCGGCGACGGGAACGATACGCTAGATGGTGCCAGTGGCGCGGACAGTCTAAACGGCGGCAACGGCAATGATGAATTGAAGGGTGGAAGCGGTAGCGATTCCCTCTTCGGGGGCAATGGCTCTGACCTGCTGCGCGGGAGTTTTGGCAACGACACTTTAATTGGCGGCAATGAATCCAGCGGTGGCGATCTCATCTTTGGTGACGCAGGTAATGACTCACTTCTGGGCTGCACGGGCGATGATTCGCTCTACGGCGGCAGCAACAATGACACCCTTAAAGGTGGTCTAGATAATGACCTACTCGTCGGTGGACGGGGACGTGATGTGATTGCGGGAGGAGCAGGAGCTGACACCATTCGGTTTAACTCTGCGACAGAAGGCCCAGACATCATTGAAGGCTTTTCAGTCGCGGATGACACTGTTCAAGTTGTTGCCAGTGGTTTCGGAGGACTAGCGACCGGAGGGTTGGCTGCCAGTGCATTTGTTCTGGGCACAGGGGCAAGCGACGGTAATGATCGGTTCATCTACAATCAAGGTAATGGCAGATTGTTCTTCGATGCCGATGGCAGCGGTGGTCAGGGTCAAACCCTAATTGCCACCTTCTTAAACCGTGCGAATCTCACGAACAGCGATATTAAGATCATCTAA
- a CDS encoding transglutaminase-like domain-containing protein translates to MNEYLQASPVIDWKHPAVLERAQQIEFAQQSAVTASQSGQNVVSESGQTERLAKLCFEWVRDQIAHSVDAQMNPVTCCASDVLKHRTGYCFAKSHLLAALLRANNIPAGFCYQRLSLNDQGTPYCLHGFNAVYLEAFGWYRLDPRGNREGINAQFTPPQEQLAYATTLAGEVDFDGILAEPLPMVIKALENHQEWDQALQNLPDLAPDQGKLYGLSPALKS, encoded by the coding sequence ATGAACGAGTATCTTCAAGCTAGCCCGGTCATTGACTGGAAGCACCCAGCCGTTTTAGAGCGTGCTCAGCAGATTGAATTCGCGCAACAATCAGCAGTCACCGCGTCACAATCTGGGCAAAACGTAGTCTCAGAATCCGGTCAAACGGAACGTCTTGCCAAACTCTGCTTTGAATGGGTCCGTGATCAGATCGCCCACAGCGTTGATGCTCAGATGAATCCAGTCACCTGCTGTGCATCAGACGTTCTCAAGCACAGGACCGGCTACTGCTTTGCCAAGAGCCATCTTCTTGCCGCCCTTTTGAGGGCCAATAACATCCCCGCAGGCTTTTGCTATCAGAGATTGAGCCTTAACGATCAGGGTACTCCTTACTGTCTACACGGCTTCAATGCCGTGTATCTAGAAGCATTCGGTTGGTATCGCCTCGATCCAAGAGGCAATCGAGAGGGTATCAACGCACAATTTACGCCACCTCAAGAACAGCTCGCTTACGCAACAACGCTTGCAGGAGAAGTTGATTTTGACGGCATTTTGGCAGAGCCTTTGCCTATGGTGATTAAGGCTCTAGAGAATCACCAGGAATGGGATCAGGCGCTGCAGAATCTTCCTGATCTTGCTCCCGATCAGGGGAAACTGTACGGTTTGAGCCCAGCCCTGAAGTCATAG
- a CDS encoding tetratricopeptide repeat protein: MIKNIPIFNLLSIGHRGVGKSVFLAGTYADVRSGRQADSGYIRFEGANDQTQAQLEELLDYMEQTGQYPPPTLKMTDFTFRGTPRRRHDQTLCEFRWADVPGEICRPTHPDFEAMLLNSHGCCMFIDAVALVQDLNYPTQLDEMAQQAEAMASLAAQSGLKYLFALILTKCDLLPAGSANLIDIEQRLRPLTTRLDAARAVYRQFYSSVSIISSGKTSVAVARNTSAPISWMLSELYSASRTRTLLKLGNGCEKALLKTQLPPLLGQSANLMPKALAAFGIAAVGMGLWLGGSQLQFQAGQAQSSPLQEQASLEVRRYEKALKKNAQDGEALLRLVDLHREQEQYESAVGYLERLIALQPGNFNLYFSKADLYAAMNRKDKEEAAYDQVLAQQNDNVTALTNKAILRSTQGDVETARTLFAKAEANAPDGKLRQTIQAVANDMLNPSDQ, encoded by the coding sequence ATGATCAAAAATATACCCATATTTAATTTGCTGAGTATTGGCCATCGTGGTGTTGGGAAGTCAGTTTTTTTGGCAGGTACCTATGCTGATGTCCGCTCAGGTCGACAGGCAGACTCGGGCTATATCCGGTTTGAGGGTGCTAATGATCAAACTCAGGCACAGCTTGAGGAACTTCTGGACTATATGGAGCAGACGGGGCAATATCCGCCACCTACCCTAAAGATGACTGACTTTACCTTCAGGGGTACGCCGCGCCGCCGTCACGATCAAACGCTATGTGAATTCCGCTGGGCTGACGTTCCAGGTGAAATCTGCCGCCCCACCCATCCTGATTTTGAGGCAATGTTGCTCAACTCCCACGGGTGCTGCATGTTTATTGATGCTGTCGCCCTTGTCCAGGATCTGAACTATCCAACGCAGCTAGACGAGATGGCTCAGCAGGCAGAAGCGATGGCTTCTTTGGCGGCTCAAAGCGGTTTGAAGTATCTTTTCGCCCTGATTTTGACGAAGTGTGATTTGCTGCCTGCTGGTTCTGCGAACTTGATCGACATTGAGCAAAGGTTGCGACCGCTCACGACTCGCTTAGATGCAGCCCGTGCCGTTTACCGTCAGTTCTACTCCTCTGTCTCGATTATTTCTTCTGGAAAGACTTCGGTGGCGGTGGCTAGGAATACGTCTGCCCCTATTTCTTGGATGCTCTCGGAACTATATAGTGCGTCTCGAACTCGAACCCTCTTAAAGCTAGGCAATGGCTGTGAAAAGGCGCTACTGAAGACCCAGCTTCCTCCGCTTTTGGGGCAGTCAGCCAATCTCATGCCGAAAGCACTGGCGGCTTTTGGGATTGCGGCTGTGGGCATGGGACTTTGGTTGGGGGGCAGTCAACTGCAGTTCCAGGCTGGGCAAGCACAGTCCTCTCCTTTGCAAGAACAGGCGTCATTGGAGGTTAGGAGGTATGAAAAAGCTTTAAAGAAGAATGCACAAGATGGTGAGGCGTTGCTGAGGCTGGTGGACCTGCATCGAGAGCAGGAGCAGTATGAGTCTGCCGTGGGCTATTTAGAACGGCTCATTGCCCTTCAGCCGGGTAACTTCAATCTTTATTTCTCGAAGGCAGATCTCTACGCGGCGATGAATCGTAAGGATAAGGAGGAGGCCGCCTATGATCAAGTACTGGCCCAGCAGAACGATAACGTCACGGCACTGACGAATAAGGCGATTCTCCGCAGCACTCAGGGTGATGTAGAGACTGCACGTACGTTGTTTGCTAAGGCGGAGGCGAATGCTCCTGACGGGAAGCTGAGGCAAACGATCCAGGCTGTGGCAAATGATATGCTAAATCCCAGCGACCAATAG
- a CDS encoding DUF2808 domain-containing protein, whose amino-acid sequence MNKVKQLKALGMGMSLPFWGAMAFSLPSAIAVLSPSAAQSLQLADGTVSFAQAPQLLKASTPHIGAAFRGADYYFTFRIPEDAGEPLQQLTFAQRKGLEQIDFRLGPTRAYPSRQRKQSIALVATTDAQQQTTVRFDEPILPGETITISLKAKRNPNLGGVYLFGVTAFPAGEKAQGQFLGYGRLHFFRAGGGGRG is encoded by the coding sequence ATGAACAAGGTAAAACAACTGAAGGCTTTAGGAATGGGGATGAGTCTGCCGTTTTGGGGTGCGATGGCTTTTAGCCTGCCTTCGGCAATTGCAGTCCTTTCTCCGTCTGCCGCACAATCTCTCCAGTTAGCGGATGGGACTGTTTCCTTTGCTCAAGCTCCCCAACTGCTTAAAGCCTCCACGCCTCACATTGGCGCCGCATTTCGAGGCGCTGACTACTACTTTACTTTCCGCATCCCTGAAGATGCCGGTGAACCTCTACAGCAGCTTACCTTTGCCCAACGCAAAGGATTGGAGCAAATTGACTTTCGGCTAGGTCCCACCCGTGCCTATCCCTCTCGACAGCGCAAACAATCAATTGCCCTAGTCGCCACAACTGACGCTCAACAGCAGACTACTGTTCGTTTTGATGAACCTATTTTGCCTGGGGAAACGATCACTATAAGTTTAAAGGCTAAGCGCAATCCTAATTTAGGAGGTGTTTACCTCTTTGGAGTGACAGCATTTCCTGCGGGAGAGAAAGCGCAGGGGCAGTTTTTGGGGTACGGGCGTCTCCACTTTTTTAGAGCAGGCGGTGGTGGTAGAGGCTAA
- a CDS encoding methyltransferase domain-containing protein, giving the protein MLLQPHQRTKLDETQDDLFYDYPRFVTHVDDRFIEQLTQLYCDRIPTNARVLDLMSSWVSHLPKDVTYSHVEGHGLNAEELAKNPQLDHYFVQNLNENPKLPLADQSFDAVLIAVSVQYLQYPEAVFSEIHRVLTVGGAAIVSFSNRMFPNKAIQAWRESGDQEHLQMVKTYFESIKGFGSPEAIVNRPEENAILALFNIGTSDPFLAVTATKAA; this is encoded by the coding sequence ATGTTGCTGCAGCCCCATCAGCGTACCAAACTCGACGAGACTCAGGACGATTTATTCTACGACTATCCTCGCTTTGTGACCCATGTTGATGATCGGTTCATTGAACAACTGACGCAGCTATATTGCGATCGCATCCCCACAAACGCTCGCGTCCTGGATTTAATGAGCAGTTGGGTCTCTCACCTGCCGAAAGACGTCACCTACAGCCATGTCGAAGGTCACGGCCTCAACGCTGAGGAATTGGCCAAAAATCCGCAATTAGATCACTACTTTGTGCAAAATCTCAACGAGAATCCGAAGCTACCGCTAGCAGACCAGAGCTTTGACGCTGTTCTGATTGCCGTATCGGTGCAGTATCTTCAGTATCCTGAAGCCGTGTTTAGTGAAATTCATCGAGTTTTGACGGTTGGGGGCGCTGCCATTGTTAGCTTCTCCAACCGAATGTTTCCTAACAAAGCCATTCAGGCATGGCGGGAATCAGGCGATCAAGAGCATCTGCAGATGGTCAAAACCTACTTCGAATCCATTAAGGGCTTCGGTTCTCCAGAAGCCATCGTCAATCGACCGGAAGAGAACGCTATTCTGGCCCTATTTAATATTGGGACAAGCGATCCCTTCCTTGCTGTCACTGCCACAAAAGCAGCATAG
- a CDS encoding DNA adenine methylase yields MTVDCPSRIPPRPFLKWAGGKSRLLAQYQPWFPQDYSRYYEPFVGGGAVFFHLRPASATLSDINPELVNVYDCVRSQVEALIQQLEIHAQHHGHEYYYQMRAADQGSSIERAARFIYLNKTCFNGLYRENSQGKFNVPMGRYKKPTICNPELLRSASMTLQAAQVYLRPFSEILQHATTSQDFVYFDPPYHPLSTTSDFTAYSRGAFTAQDQVQLRDVFVILAERGVRVMLSNSDCDFIRDLYQGFPIRTIQAARAINSNPAKRGKISEVLVMSS; encoded by the coding sequence ATGACCGTCGATTGTCCGTCCAGAATCCCTCCCCGGCCATTTCTGAAGTGGGCGGGGGGTAAAAGCCGCTTGCTGGCGCAGTATCAACCCTGGTTCCCGCAGGACTATTCTCGATACTATGAGCCTTTTGTCGGGGGCGGCGCTGTGTTCTTTCATCTGCGTCCTGCATCCGCAACGCTGTCTGATATTAATCCTGAACTGGTGAATGTCTACGATTGTGTGCGATCGCAAGTCGAAGCGCTGATTCAACAGCTAGAAATACACGCTCAACATCACGGTCACGAATACTACTATCAAATGCGGGCTGCAGACCAAGGTTCATCGATTGAACGGGCTGCTCGATTTATCTACCTCAATAAAACCTGCTTCAACGGCCTTTATCGAGAGAATTCTCAGGGCAAATTTAACGTGCCGATGGGGCGCTACAAAAAACCAACGATTTGTAACCCCGAGCTTCTCAGATCGGCTTCTATGACTCTGCAGGCTGCTCAGGTTTATCTAAGACCCTTTTCTGAAATTTTGCAGCACGCCACAACATCTCAAGACTTTGTGTACTTTGATCCGCCCTACCATCCTCTCAGCACCACCAGTGACTTTACCGCCTATTCTCGGGGCGCATTTACGGCTCAAGATCAGGTGCAGCTTCGAGATGTGTTTGTGATCTTGGCTGAGCGGGGTGTGCGCGTGATGCTCTCTAATTCAGACTGTGACTTTATCCGTGATCTCTACCAAGGTTTTCCGATTCGCACCATTCAAGCCGCGCGAGCGATCAACTCTAACCCAGCCAAACGGGGCAAAATTTCTGAAGTACTGGTGATGTCAAGTTAG
- a CDS encoding histidinol-phosphate transaminase, whose amino-acid sequence MLPFIRSDLAQLTAYTPHPESAEQPAQVDQLDTNECPYDLPEPLKEKLAWNYQQQISANRYPDGGHLALKQAIAAYVSETSALSCSADAISVGNGSDELIRSLLIATCLGGQGSILVAAPTFSMYGILAQTLGIPVVTVDRHDDFSMDLEAAQATVSTPINAPIRTVFVVHPNSPTGNPLTTTEIEWLKSLPEEILVVVDEAYFEFSQQTLVAEVQHRTNWIILRTFSKAFRLAAHRVGYAIATPKLTNVLEKVRLPYNLPAMSLAAAELAMSQRQELLQNIPEAISERDRLYQALAQFPSLQLWPSAANFIYLRASSAEATAKLAQDLKRQGTSIRHTGGGLRITVGSPEENQRTISRIQIALE is encoded by the coding sequence ATGCTGCCGTTTATTCGTTCAGATCTCGCTCAACTCACGGCCTATACACCTCATCCTGAATCGGCGGAACAGCCCGCTCAAGTGGATCAGTTAGACACCAACGAGTGTCCCTACGATCTGCCAGAGCCTCTTAAGGAGAAGCTAGCCTGGAACTATCAGCAACAGATTTCAGCTAACCGATATCCAGATGGTGGTCACTTAGCCCTCAAGCAAGCCATTGCTGCCTACGTCAGTGAAACGAGCGCACTCTCTTGCTCAGCAGACGCGATTTCCGTGGGGAACGGGTCTGATGAGCTAATTCGCTCGTTGCTGATTGCGACTTGCCTGGGAGGGCAGGGTTCTATATTGGTGGCCGCTCCTACCTTTTCGATGTACGGCATTTTGGCCCAAACGTTAGGCATCCCGGTGGTGACGGTTGATCGCCATGATGATTTTTCAATGGATCTAGAAGCAGCTCAGGCTACAGTTTCAACACCAATCAACGCTCCGATTCGCACTGTGTTCGTCGTGCATCCCAACTCTCCGACCGGGAATCCACTCACGACGACAGAGATCGAGTGGTTAAAAAGTCTGCCGGAAGAGATTCTGGTAGTGGTAGATGAAGCCTATTTTGAGTTTTCGCAGCAGACGTTGGTGGCAGAGGTGCAGCATCGCACGAACTGGATCATTCTGCGAACCTTCTCTAAGGCTTTTCGATTGGCAGCGCATCGGGTGGGATATGCGATCGCAACACCTAAACTCACCAACGTTTTAGAAAAAGTACGGCTCCCGTACAATCTACCGGCAATGTCTTTGGCTGCTGCGGAACTGGCAATGTCTCAACGGCAAGAACTACTGCAGAACATTCCTGAAGCAATCTCAGAGCGAGATCGTCTTTATCAGGCCCTGGCTCAGTTCCCGAGCCTACAGCTTTGGCCCAGCGCGGCTAACTTTATCTATTTGCGAGCCTCTTCAGCAGAAGCGACGGCTAAACTGGCTCAAGATCTCAAGCGTCAGGGCACCTCGATTCGCCACACTGGGGGCGGTCTTCGCATTACCGTTGGTTCGCCTGAGGAGAATCAGCGAACGATTTCTCGCATACAGATAGCGCTTGAATAG
- the hisG gene encoding ATP phosphoribosyltransferase, translating into MSDRKVRLALPSKGALGKLTMDLLANIGLKVNRPNDRQYVATIPAVPEIEVLFQRAADIFVKVHEGSADLGVTGYDVVSEEDPGDGTVITAYETLGYGKCEVVLAVPNSWIDVTSIEDLAELTLLWKAQGKPLRIVTKYKNLTKKLLFDRNITNFVLVDANGALEAAPNMGYADMISDVTSTGTTLRENNLKQVAGGNILKSQACLIANRKALQSDTALAITQQILERIEANQEAKKYTSITANVRAGSMDEVGALLTSREQLDQLTGQRGPTISKVYTNGSGSNDWYAVTVVVQQEHLFQAVQHLRQVEGQDITVSPPRYIFGPSSKSGETLLQRLKS; encoded by the coding sequence ATGAGCGATCGCAAAGTCCGCCTAGCGCTCCCCAGCAAAGGAGCCTTGGGCAAGCTGACGATGGATTTACTCGCCAACATTGGTCTCAAGGTCAATCGTCCCAACGACCGACAGTACGTGGCGACCATTCCCGCAGTGCCTGAAATTGAGGTTTTGTTTCAGCGAGCCGCAGACATTTTTGTCAAAGTCCATGAAGGCAGTGCCGATTTAGGTGTGACTGGTTACGATGTCGTCTCCGAAGAAGATCCTGGCGATGGTACCGTGATTACGGCTTACGAAACCCTTGGGTATGGTAAGTGTGAGGTGGTCTTAGCGGTCCCCAATAGCTGGATTGATGTTACCTCCATCGAAGATCTCGCGGAATTAACGCTGTTGTGGAAAGCCCAAGGCAAACCTTTGCGGATCGTAACCAAGTATAAGAATCTCACCAAGAAGCTGTTGTTTGATCGAAACATCACCAACTTTGTTTTGGTGGATGCCAATGGTGCCCTAGAGGCGGCGCCCAATATGGGTTATGCCGATATGATCTCGGATGTCACCAGTACGGGTACCACCCTGCGGGAAAATAACCTCAAGCAGGTGGCCGGAGGCAATATTCTCAAGTCTCAAGCCTGTCTGATTGCCAATCGCAAGGCGTTGCAGTCGGATACAGCACTGGCGATTACGCAGCAGATTTTAGAACGGATAGAAGCGAATCAAGAGGCTAAAAAATATACATCGATCACCGCCAATGTGCGGGCTGGTTCAATGGATGAGGTGGGGGCGTTACTTACCAGCCGTGAACAGCTTGATCAGCTCACGGGACAGCGTGGACCTACGATCTCCAAGGTATACACCAATGGGAGCGGCAGTAACGACTGGTATGCCGTCACTGTTGTTGTACAGCAGGAGCATCTGTTTCAGGCTGTCCAGCATCTGCGTCAGGTGGAAGGACAGGACATTACCGTGTCGCCGCCTCGATATATCTTTGGTCCCAGCAGCAAAAGTGGCGAGACGTTGCTCCAGCGATTAAAGTCTTGA
- a CDS encoding OsmC family protein, protein MEASDTSHSYRVGVQWTGNLGTGTRTYTGYERAHVVQVQGKPPLLGSSDPQFRGDGSRYNPEELLVASLASCHMLWYLHLCAEASIVVTDYCDDAVGKMIVQKNSSGCFAEVRLFPQVTVEQSANALLADQLHDRAHQLCFIANSVNFPVHIQAATIQKQSEVI, encoded by the coding sequence ATGGAAGCATCAGATACAAGCCATTCCTACAGGGTTGGTGTGCAATGGACAGGTAATTTAGGCACAGGAACCCGAACCTATACTGGCTACGAGCGTGCTCACGTCGTTCAGGTCCAAGGCAAGCCCCCACTTCTGGGTTCATCAGATCCACAATTTCGGGGCGACGGCAGCCGATACAACCCCGAGGAATTGCTCGTTGCTTCTCTGGCAAGCTGCCACATGCTTTGGTATCTCCATCTCTGCGCTGAAGCAAGCATTGTCGTGACAGACTACTGCGACGATGCCGTCGGCAAAATGATCGTTCAAAAGAACAGCAGCGGATGCTTTGCGGAGGTACGTCTTTTCCCTCAAGTCACAGTTGAGCAAAGCGCTAACGCACTACTAGCTGATCAGCTTCATGATCGAGCCCATCAGCTCTGTTTCATTGCTAATTCTGTCAATTTTCCCGTACACATTCAGGCAGCAACTATTCAGAAGCAATCAGAAGTGATATAG